One Brevibacillus choshinensis genomic window carries:
- a CDS encoding CAP domain-containing protein, which translates to MKRLGTIAIATLGLGFVLSDFSNTASAAALQQPTQSFPYTVQYGYQPVMQQPVQPQYATTIQQPVQQVAAPQPAEQTNQQVDASAVMKQVANLVNQERAKAGLKPVELDASLNKVAQAKAADMSNNNYFDHTSPTYGSPFDMMKQFGVSYMTAGENIAMGQRTADEVMNQWMNSEGHRQNIMNPSFTKIGVGYVNGYWVQEFIG; encoded by the coding sequence ATGAAACGCCTTGGTACGATTGCAATCGCGACTTTGGGATTGGGATTTGTTCTTTCCGACTTTTCTAACACAGCTTCTGCCGCGGCCCTTCAACAACCAACCCAATCGTTTCCATATACCGTACAATACGGATATCAACCCGTGATGCAGCAACCTGTTCAACCGCAATACGCGACAACTATTCAGCAGCCTGTACAACAGGTAGCTGCTCCACAACCTGCAGAGCAAACCAATCAGCAAGTGGACGCTTCCGCTGTCATGAAGCAAGTCGCTAACCTGGTGAACCAAGAGCGTGCAAAAGCAGGGCTGAAACCAGTGGAGCTCGACGCTTCTTTGAACAAAGTAGCACAGGCAAAAGCGGCTGACATGTCCAATAACAACTACTTCGACCATACCAGCCCTACGTACGGTTCTCCATTTGACATGATGAAGCAGTTCGGTGTATCTTATATGACCGCTGGAGAAAACATTGCGATGGGTCAGCGCACCGCTGATGAAGTCATGAACCAATGGATGAACAGCGAAGGTCACCGTCAAAACATCATGAATCCTTCCTTCACCAAAATCGGTGTAGGCTATGTGAATGGATACTGGGTTCAAGAATTTATTGGCTAA
- a CDS encoding aminotransferase class III-fold pyridoxal phosphate-dependent enzyme: MTNSTKSMSELQQKALRHLSPVMTRVTNLVVKNAHGAKFWTVDDVEYIDFVSGVAVNALGHTHPEVVKAIQDQASSLIHLGLNYGYYESVVNLAEKLAEITPGDLDTVFFSNSGAEAIDGAIKLARAATGRPALIAFEGSFHGRTIGATTLTASSAKYKKHYEPLMGGVYHIPYPYALQLGKGMSEQEAAAYSLDRLQKLFELQVDPAQVAAIIIEPFMGEGGYVPAPAAFLHQLRRITEKHGILLVFDEVQTGFGRTGKMFAAEHAEVTPDILVLAKALSAGMPLGAIVANRELHEKWPVAGHGSTFGGNPISCAAALASIHVIEREQLVERSAALGNQIVERLKQEIGHLTSVAQIRGTGLMIGVEFQDENGNPGTKLVAAIREEALKNKLLVTSCGVYGQTIRLMLPLNIAEEDLDKGLTILETAIVKAATV; the protein is encoded by the coding sequence ATGACGAACAGCACAAAAAGTATGAGCGAGCTTCAACAAAAAGCACTTCGCCACCTGTCGCCGGTAATGACGCGGGTTACGAACCTCGTGGTTAAGAACGCGCACGGGGCAAAATTTTGGACAGTCGATGATGTGGAGTATATCGATTTTGTTTCCGGGGTAGCAGTCAATGCACTGGGACACACGCATCCGGAAGTGGTCAAGGCTATTCAAGATCAGGCAAGTTCTCTGATCCATCTCGGGCTGAATTACGGTTACTATGAAAGCGTTGTCAATTTGGCGGAAAAGCTTGCAGAGATTACACCAGGTGATCTGGATACCGTCTTCTTCAGCAATTCGGGGGCTGAGGCGATTGATGGTGCCATCAAATTGGCCAGAGCGGCTACAGGCCGGCCGGCACTCATTGCCTTTGAAGGCTCATTTCACGGCCGAACGATTGGAGCCACGACACTGACAGCTTCCAGCGCCAAGTACAAAAAGCACTATGAACCACTCATGGGTGGTGTCTACCACATTCCCTATCCATATGCGCTTCAGCTGGGTAAGGGCATGAGTGAACAAGAAGCGGCTGCCTATTCGCTTGATCGATTGCAAAAGTTATTCGAGCTTCAAGTGGATCCTGCTCAGGTAGCAGCGATCATTATAGAACCCTTTATGGGAGAGGGTGGTTATGTACCCGCACCAGCTGCTTTTCTGCATCAATTGCGCAGAATCACGGAGAAACATGGGATTTTGCTCGTTTTTGATGAAGTTCAAACAGGATTTGGCCGAACAGGAAAGATGTTTGCTGCAGAACACGCCGAGGTGACGCCGGACATTCTGGTCCTGGCCAAAGCGCTATCCGCCGGTATGCCTCTCGGAGCGATCGTTGCCAATAGGGAGCTGCACGAAAAATGGCCGGTAGCCGGACATGGATCGACGTTTGGAGGTAACCCAATCTCTTGTGCGGCAGCACTTGCGAGTATTCATGTCATTGAACGAGAACAGCTCGTTGAAAGATCGGCTGCGCTAGGCAATCAAATTGTAGAGCGGCTAAAGCAAGAGATTGGCCATCTTACCTCAGTCGCCCAGATTCGCGGCACAGGGCTGATGATCGGGGTTGAATTCCAAGATGAAAATGGAAATCCCGGAACCAAGCTTGTTGCAGCAATTCGTGAAGAGGCGCTGAAAAACAAGCTGTTGGTCACAAGCTGCGGAGTATACGGGCAAACGATACGTCTCATGCTGCCGCTGAATATTGCGGAAGAGGACCTGGATAAAGGCTTAACCATTTTGGAAACAGCGATTGTAAAAGCAGCTACCGTATAA
- a CDS encoding 3-oxoacid CoA-transferase subunit B, translating into MNEKELIATRVAKELRNGDIVNLGIGIPTLVVEYLPEKIEVFIHSENGILGVGPAPTADEVDKDLVNAGKLPVTVLRGASYFDSAESFAMIRGGHVDVSILGVLQVDEQGRVANWAVPGKSVLGVGGAMDLLEGSKKVIVATTHTTKEGSPKLVKQTTYPLTSIRRVDLIVTELAVFEVRDRTLVLTELAPHVTLEEVKSKTEAHFEVQLAKEETSEYLTNTHGHEVDKWLSS; encoded by the coding sequence ATGAATGAGAAAGAGCTGATAGCAACGCGGGTTGCAAAGGAATTGCGGAACGGGGATATCGTAAACCTCGGCATCGGAATCCCAACCCTGGTCGTAGAATACCTCCCAGAAAAGATCGAAGTGTTTATCCATTCGGAAAATGGAATCCTTGGCGTGGGTCCTGCCCCCACTGCGGATGAGGTGGACAAAGATCTGGTGAATGCCGGTAAGCTTCCAGTCACCGTTTTAAGAGGCGCTTCCTATTTCGACAGTGCCGAGTCTTTTGCGATGATTCGCGGAGGACATGTGGATGTGTCTATCTTGGGTGTTCTGCAGGTGGATGAACAGGGGCGAGTAGCAAACTGGGCCGTTCCGGGAAAAAGTGTGCTTGGCGTAGGAGGAGCGATGGATCTGTTGGAAGGGTCAAAAAAAGTAATTGTCGCTACGACGCATACCACGAAAGAAGGTAGCCCAAAGCTGGTAAAACAAACGACGTACCCGTTGACCTCGATTCGCCGAGTTGATCTGATTGTTACGGAGTTAGCGGTGTTTGAGGTCCGGGACAGGACTCTGGTTCTGACCGAACTCGCCCCCCATGTAACCCTTGAAGAAGTGAAGAGCAAGACAGAAGCTCATTTTGAAGTGCAGCTGGCAAAGGAAGAAACGAGTGAATATCTAACCAATACGCATGGTCATGAGGTGGATAAATGGTTGTCATCGTGA
- a CDS encoding spore germination protein has protein sequence MKGYSRYARKRKATGPMHSFQLGLTANLQQLRQELGYSPDLTIREWELGEQGIWVAVVYTNNLIDMQTVNEFIVRSLSVFGTDDFAASLFSPEDTFRFIKSRAVKVGEVRVTEDWMDLAVSIVSGDTAILIDGCAKAVVCGTRGGEWRSISEPTTEVTIRGPKDSFNESIATNITLLRRRIMNPDLWLETMKIGNVTKTDVAVMYIKGVADENIVQEVKQRLKEIKLDSVLESGYIEELIQDQTFTPFPTMYNSERPDVVAKNLLEGRVAILVNGTPFALIVPTVLAQFFESAEDYYQRYDISSFLRLIRYISFLISLLVPSIYIAGVTFHQDMIPTSLLFSLAASREGVPFPALVEALIMEVTFELLREAGIRLPRAVGQAVSIVGALVLGQAAVQAGIVSPAMVIVVAITGIASFAIPSYNLAISARLIRFLFMILSASFGFYALTLGMIVLTAHLCSLRSFGVPFLTPFAPFLPSEQKDSLMRFPLWSLFTRVRVIQTQKVKGLEGEPDEQ, from the coding sequence ATGAAGGGGTATTCTAGGTATGCTCGAAAGAGAAAGGCCACTGGACCGATGCATTCTTTCCAGCTGGGCTTGACCGCCAACCTTCAGCAGTTGCGGCAAGAACTCGGGTACAGTCCCGATTTGACCATCCGCGAGTGGGAGCTGGGGGAACAGGGCATCTGGGTCGCTGTCGTCTATACGAACAATCTGATCGATATGCAAACCGTCAATGAGTTCATTGTGCGTTCCTTATCTGTTTTCGGGACAGATGATTTTGCCGCCAGCTTGTTCTCCCCCGAAGATACGTTCCGCTTCATCAAAAGTCGCGCCGTGAAGGTCGGCGAAGTAAGGGTTACCGAAGATTGGATGGACCTCGCAGTATCCATCGTTTCCGGTGATACTGCCATTCTCATCGACGGCTGCGCAAAAGCGGTGGTCTGCGGGACGAGAGGCGGCGAGTGGCGCTCCATTTCGGAGCCGACGACAGAAGTAACGATCCGCGGTCCCAAGGATAGCTTCAATGAATCGATCGCGACCAATATCACCTTGCTTCGCCGGCGGATCATGAACCCGGATCTCTGGCTGGAAACGATGAAGATCGGCAATGTGACCAAAACCGATGTCGCCGTCATGTACATAAAAGGAGTAGCGGATGAAAACATCGTGCAGGAAGTCAAACAAAGGCTCAAGGAGATCAAGCTCGACTCTGTACTGGAGTCGGGTTATATCGAGGAGCTGATTCAAGATCAGACCTTTACTCCCTTCCCGACCATGTATAATTCCGAGCGTCCCGATGTGGTGGCCAAAAACCTGCTCGAGGGACGAGTGGCCATTTTAGTCAACGGTACACCGTTCGCCTTGATTGTACCGACAGTGCTTGCGCAGTTCTTTGAATCCGCAGAAGATTACTATCAGCGTTACGACATCAGCAGCTTTCTCAGATTAATCCGCTATATAAGCTTTTTGATCTCTCTTTTGGTTCCTTCCATCTACATTGCGGGGGTGACCTTTCATCAGGACATGATTCCGACCAGCCTGCTGTTCAGCCTGGCTGCGTCCCGGGAAGGTGTTCCCTTTCCAGCCTTGGTCGAGGCATTGATTATGGAAGTGACGTTTGAATTGTTGCGGGAAGCGGGTATCCGCCTGCCCAGGGCGGTCGGACAGGCCGTTTCCATCGTAGGGGCACTCGTGTTGGGTCAGGCCGCGGTACAAGCGGGCATCGTTTCGCCGGCGATGGTTATCGTTGTTGCGATCACCGGCATAGCCAGCTTCGCTATCCCTTCCTACAACCTGGCCATTTCAGCACGCTTGATCCGATTTTTGTTCATGATCTTGTCTGCCTCGTTCGGCTTTTACGCGCTGACATTGGGAATGATTGTCCTGACTGCTCATTTGTGCAGCCTGCGGTCTTTTGGCGTTCCGTTTCTGACGCCCTTTGCGCCCTTCCTGCCTTCCGAGCAGAAGGATTCGCTGATGCGCTTTCCGCTGTGGTCCCTGTTTACCCGCGTCAGGGTGATCCAAACCCAAAAAGTCAAAGGGCTAGAGGGGGAACCGGATGAGCAGTAA
- a CDS encoding CoA transferase subunit A, protein MEKFIDVKKAAAFIKDGNSLMVGGFGLVGSPLAIIAELVKSSIRNLTIISNNLGEPGKGLGELVLEKRVKKAIGSYFTSNPDVVKANQSGELEIELMPQGTLSEAIRAGGAGIGGFYVPAGVGTQIEDRKEVKVIQSKSFLFQEALRADVAIIKAHKADKLGNLVYRKSARNFNPIMATAADMVIAEVDEIVEVGELSPEEIVTPHLFINYVTMKGDDRS, encoded by the coding sequence ATGGAGAAATTCATTGATGTGAAAAAAGCAGCAGCTTTCATCAAGGATGGGAACTCTCTGATGGTAGGGGGATTCGGATTGGTTGGAAGTCCATTGGCCATCATTGCCGAGTTGGTCAAGTCATCCATACGTAATCTAACGATAATCAGCAACAACTTGGGAGAGCCGGGAAAAGGGCTTGGCGAACTCGTATTGGAAAAACGCGTAAAAAAAGCAATCGGCTCTTACTTTACGTCTAATCCGGATGTTGTCAAAGCGAATCAGAGCGGTGAACTGGAGATCGAGTTGATGCCGCAGGGGACGCTTTCAGAAGCAATTCGCGCCGGTGGAGCCGGAATCGGCGGCTTTTATGTACCTGCTGGTGTGGGGACGCAAATAGAGGATCGAAAAGAAGTGAAAGTCATACAGAGCAAATCGTTCCTTTTTCAGGAAGCGCTTCGTGCAGATGTAGCGATTATCAAAGCGCATAAGGCCGATAAGCTGGGCAATCTCGTTTACAGAAAATCGGCTAGAAATTTTAATCCAATCATGGCCACCGCTGCCGATATGGTCATAGCCGAGGTGGATGAAATCGTTGAAGTGGGAGAGCTGTCCCCGGAGGAAATCGTAACGCCTCACTTGTTCATCAACTATGTGACGATGAAGGGAGATGACCGCTCATGA
- a CDS encoding Ger(x)C family spore germination protein, with the protein MSSKRIAVIACFISLLLLTGCWNRRELGELAFVSAIGIDLVPGKDHLRASYQIVIPSEVTSGPLGGGGGKNSPVVVYSETGSTIFEISRKVAPKVPRDMFFSHVRLVVIGESLARKGINDLFDSLERSNEIRYTARVAIARGTTAENVISTLTPMEKIPANANVGKMDFSEKDWGHSIRVNYDDVINKLTTKESEPVISGLTQLGEASGDRITTLQESKPSAITKNGGLAMFKNGKMLRWVEGDEAIGTVWLLNKMKSTVLNVDWEGTKAALAIKVSRSRTKIDAKWRDGKPVIQVSIKEEGDIREARIPVPIEDDRAIAKLEQNLAEETKKRVLAAIHLAQKEKSDIFGFGAAANRADPQAWDLIKGKWNELLPSIEIDLSIEAFIRQPGMITSPHHPESGK; encoded by the coding sequence ATGAGCAGTAAGAGAATCGCCGTCATCGCATGCTTCATCTCCCTGCTGCTTTTGACCGGCTGTTGGAATCGGAGAGAGCTGGGGGAGCTGGCCTTTGTCTCCGCGATTGGGATCGATCTTGTGCCGGGTAAGGACCACCTTCGCGCCTCTTACCAGATCGTCATCCCCTCAGAAGTGACCTCTGGGCCGTTGGGAGGGGGAGGAGGAAAGAACTCCCCGGTTGTTGTTTACAGCGAAACGGGGAGCACGATCTTCGAGATCAGCCGGAAAGTGGCTCCGAAAGTGCCCAGGGACATGTTCTTTTCCCACGTCCGCCTCGTTGTGATCGGGGAATCGCTGGCACGCAAAGGAATTAACGACTTGTTCGACTCGCTGGAGAGGTCCAATGAAATCCGTTATACAGCCAGGGTCGCCATAGCTCGAGGTACGACGGCGGAGAATGTGATCAGCACCTTGACCCCAATGGAGAAAATCCCGGCCAATGCCAATGTGGGCAAGATGGATTTCTCGGAAAAGGATTGGGGGCACAGCATCCGGGTCAATTACGACGACGTCATCAATAAATTGACCACCAAGGAAAGTGAGCCGGTAATCAGCGGGCTTACGCAGCTGGGAGAGGCAAGCGGAGATCGTATAACGACACTGCAGGAGTCCAAACCGTCGGCGATTACGAAAAATGGCGGTCTTGCAATGTTCAAGAACGGCAAGATGCTCCGTTGGGTGGAAGGGGACGAGGCGATTGGGACCGTGTGGCTCTTGAATAAAATGAAAAGCACCGTCCTGAATGTCGACTGGGAAGGGACGAAGGCAGCGCTAGCCATCAAGGTGTCACGATCCCGGACGAAGATCGATGCAAAATGGCGCGACGGCAAGCCGGTCATTCAAGTATCGATCAAGGAAGAAGGAGACATCCGAGAGGCCAGGATTCCCGTCCCCATCGAGGATGATCGGGCCATTGCCAAATTGGAGCAGAACTTGGCGGAAGAGACGAAGAAAAGGGTACTGGCTGCTATTCATCTGGCACAAAAGGAGAAATCGGATATTTTCGGGTTTGGTGCAGCGGCGAACAGGGCAGATCCGCAGGCGTGGGATCTGATCAAAGGCAAGTGGAATGAGCTGCTCCCTTCGATAGAAATTGACCTGTCAATCGAAGCCTTTATCCGGCAGCCCGGTATGATTACTTCTCCTCACCATCCCGAAAGCGGGAAATAA
- a CDS encoding DUF3870 domain-containing protein → MEVLQTVLVTGYSKAPQGTSMYEVYKHAGIVLEVHLETHKIVGVEFTFVASLTKDFFERLVVGYELDKGLEPLIQRIQEHYFAPSQQAIIVALQAAVQRYWDFLDKKK, encoded by the coding sequence ATGGAAGTATTACAAACCGTTCTAGTCACAGGGTATTCCAAAGCACCTCAAGGTACTTCGATGTATGAAGTTTACAAGCACGCAGGCATCGTATTGGAAGTGCATCTAGAAACGCATAAGATTGTTGGCGTCGAATTTACTTTTGTCGCCAGCTTGACCAAGGATTTTTTTGAAAGACTTGTTGTCGGGTATGAGCTGGACAAAGGCTTGGAGCCATTGATTCAAAGGATCCAAGAGCATTACTTCGCACCATCTCAACAGGCGATCATCGTGGCGCTTCAGGCGGCTGTACAGCGTTACTGGGATTTCCTCGACAAGAAAAAATAA
- a CDS encoding SF0329 family protein, whose translation MSWSKLKQNLESFLCPALYERVEYRATGYRYLPDKAGLCYISVDKKNVLNMNDKTTLIKWYQTELEIKNDPNIQIPISNEEIEAVRKDAKGIVPEDRLKVIARNRKISEYAEELLLAQVSLSKSNFSVVANKFLAISIEESLESNDILLNILALVDRRVGKKRILNMAEKMKLKHPIVQYFYELRLSTL comes from the coding sequence ATGTCCTGGAGCAAATTGAAGCAAAATCTGGAGAGTTTTCTCTGTCCTGCGTTATATGAAAGGGTTGAATACCGTGCAACCGGCTATCGTTATTTACCAGATAAAGCAGGACTTTGTTATATTTCGGTAGACAAAAAGAATGTACTCAATATGAATGATAAAACTACCTTAATCAAATGGTATCAGACGGAGCTGGAAATTAAGAATGATCCAAATATCCAAATTCCAATCAGTAATGAAGAAATTGAAGCTGTCAGAAAAGATGCCAAGGGAATAGTTCCAGAGGATCGTCTAAAAGTAATTGCAAGAAATAGAAAAATATCAGAATATGCAGAGGAGCTTTTGTTAGCACAGGTATCATTAAGTAAATCAAATTTTAGCGTTGTTGCTAATAAATTTTTAGCCATTTCTATTGAGGAAAGCCTGGAGAGCAATGATATATTATTGAATATCCTGGCTTTGGTGGACAGACGAGTTGGAAAAAAGCGAATTTTAAACATGGCCGAGAAAATGAAATTAAAGCATCCAATTGTGCAGTATTTTTATGAACTACGACTTAGTACCTTATGA
- a CDS encoding GerAB/ArcD/ProY family transporter, which translates to MEKARIGPLQLFALMFLFELGTTVVVPLGLDAKKDAWLSILLAMLCGFALLLVYVALYRRYPALLLTSYVRQILGNIIGWPIAFCYILFFVYGAARDLRDVGNLLYNAVYDLTPIFMLNALMLLGTAYVLAKGIEVLARTGEVFFIVIVLLGIVGNLLVQFSGIVNIHNLLPFLEKGWEPVVKTAIFRNFMSPFGEAICFAMLFPYLKNEKGVLRAGMAGMLLSGLALCLTISVEIATLGADIARRSTFPLLTTISKVDIANFLQRLDAIVVFTLIITVFFKVAIFYYAAVIGTADLFRVNDHRRLVIPIGIVILFMSIMIAGSFSEHIQEGKFTVRTVYFVFSLFIPLVLLLLSFWRKRSLSRGTTTEEPARSDTQPTP; encoded by the coding sequence ATGGAAAAGGCACGGATCGGCCCTCTGCAACTGTTTGCGCTGATGTTCCTGTTTGAATTGGGCACAACCGTGGTGGTTCCGCTTGGGCTGGATGCCAAAAAAGATGCGTGGCTGTCCATCCTGCTCGCCATGCTGTGCGGTTTCGCTCTCCTTCTTGTATATGTGGCGCTTTACCGCCGCTATCCGGCGCTCCTGTTGACCAGTTACGTCAGGCAGATTCTCGGGAACATCATCGGCTGGCCCATCGCCTTTTGCTACATTTTGTTTTTTGTGTACGGGGCGGCAAGGGACTTACGGGATGTAGGCAATCTACTGTACAACGCCGTGTACGATCTTACCCCCATTTTTATGCTGAATGCTCTCATGTTACTTGGGACGGCCTATGTTTTGGCCAAAGGGATCGAGGTGCTGGCGCGAACAGGGGAAGTTTTTTTCATCGTCATCGTGCTGCTGGGGATCGTCGGAAACCTTCTCGTTCAGTTTTCCGGAATCGTGAACATCCACAATTTGCTCCCCTTCTTAGAAAAAGGCTGGGAGCCGGTAGTAAAGACGGCCATTTTTCGGAACTTCATGTCGCCTTTTGGTGAAGCGATCTGTTTTGCCATGCTCTTCCCTTATCTCAAAAATGAAAAGGGAGTACTTCGGGCCGGAATGGCTGGCATGTTATTGAGTGGTCTAGCTTTGTGCCTGACCATCTCCGTGGAAATCGCGACGCTGGGAGCGGACATAGCTCGCCGCTCGACCTTTCCGCTGTTGACCACGATCAGCAAGGTAGACATTGCGAACTTTTTGCAGCGCCTGGATGCCATTGTCGTATTTACATTGATTATTACCGTTTTTTTTAAGGTGGCCATCTTTTATTATGCGGCAGTAATCGGTACGGCAGATTTGTTTCGCGTAAACGATCATCGGAGACTGGTCATCCCGATCGGAATCGTGATCCTTTTCATGTCCATCATGATTGCGGGCAGCTTTTCGGAGCACATCCAGGAAGGGAAGTTTACGGTGAGAACCGTATACTTTGTCTTCTCCTTGTTTATCCCCCTCGTTTTGCTTTTGCTTTCTTTCTGGAGGAAACGATCTCTGTCACGAGGAACAACGACAGAAGAGCCAGCGAGGTCAGATACTCAGCCCACCCCATGA
- a CDS encoding thiolase family protein, with translation MVVIVNALRTPIGKYGGALAQTTPEELVGIVMNNNLSHSGFRPEIVDEVIVGQTKQSAHSPNIARVAALKAGFPETVPGYTVHRQCGSGMQAVWNAYTSILTGQSEVVLAGGVESMSMAPYYFVGNRFGLNPGNMTMFDSNTESQPRSQPVDRYGTFTMGETAEILAEKYEISRQAQDEFSYQSQAKAKSAIESERFNDEIVPIEVKEGRNSVRLFAVDEHPRETSLQKLTELSPVFRKNGTVTAGNSSGRNDGAAMLLMMSEKKAKSLGLTPMAKIRSFASAGVSPKEMGIGPVPATKKALQLCGVDLSDVQLIELNEAFAAQSLAVLKEWGISGSNVNVNGGAIALGHPLGCSGARIMVTLVHEMQKQDAKYGLATLCIAGGQGIATVIEKWNG, from the coding sequence ATGGTTGTCATCGTGAATGCATTACGCACACCGATAGGGAAATACGGAGGAGCTCTGGCTCAAACTACTCCGGAAGAGTTGGTAGGGATTGTCATGAACAATAACCTCTCACATTCCGGTTTTCGACCGGAAATTGTCGATGAAGTGATTGTGGGGCAGACCAAGCAAAGTGCCCATTCACCCAATATTGCCAGAGTGGCTGCACTCAAGGCCGGATTTCCGGAAACAGTGCCTGGGTATACGGTACATCGCCAATGCGGTTCAGGAATGCAAGCGGTTTGGAATGCCTATACGTCGATTTTGACCGGCCAATCCGAGGTTGTGTTGGCAGGAGGTGTGGAGAGCATGTCGATGGCACCCTATTATTTCGTGGGAAACAGATTTGGATTGAATCCGGGGAATATGACGATGTTCGATTCCAATACAGAGAGCCAGCCCCGTTCGCAGCCTGTCGATCGATATGGAACATTTACGATGGGCGAAACCGCCGAGATATTGGCTGAAAAATATGAAATTTCCCGTCAGGCTCAGGATGAATTTTCGTATCAGAGCCAAGCAAAAGCCAAAAGTGCCATAGAATCGGAAAGGTTCAACGACGAAATCGTCCCGATCGAAGTAAAGGAAGGTAGAAACAGCGTTCGTTTATTTGCTGTCGATGAACACCCGAGAGAAACGAGTCTGCAAAAGCTGACTGAGCTATCTCCCGTATTTAGAAAGAATGGAACCGTTACAGCGGGCAACTCGTCCGGTAGGAATGACGGAGCAGCGATGCTGCTGATGATGAGCGAGAAGAAAGCGAAGTCTCTGGGCTTGACCCCGATGGCGAAGATTCGATCGTTTGCTTCGGCCGGGGTATCCCCAAAAGAAATGGGGATCGGACCCGTGCCTGCAACTAAAAAAGCACTGCAGCTTTGCGGTGTGGATCTGAGTGATGTTCAATTGATCGAGTTAAATGAAGCTTTTGCGGCACAGAGTCTGGCAGTGCTCAAGGAGTGGGGGATCTCAGGCAGCAACGTAAACGTCAATGGAGGAGCAATCGCCCTCGGTCATCCGTTAGGCTGCTCCGGTGCCAGAATCATGGTCACCCTCGTGCACGAAATGCAAAAACAGGATGCCAAATACGGATTGGCCACTCTGTGTATCGCAGGTGGCCAAGGAATTGCGACGGTGATTGAAAAATGGAACGGGTAG
- a CDS encoding aspartate aminotransferase family protein — translation MERVVAKDYVFHRDFSKQYPVITHAEGVYLYDEHGKRYLDASSGAIAANLGHGVTEIAEAMAEQAKKAGFVHTLRFETKVLHELAAEIGKMAPPSLNRVYFTSGGSEANESAMKLARQYHRDRGKPEKHVVIGRWQGYHGNTLGSLSAGGDSKRRKPYTATLAKFEHIHSPYCHRCPYKRSEEICQREKLLPCAEELERLIKEIGPESISSFICEPIVGSQQGAVVPPDGYLQRVREICDQNDIVFIVDEVMTGFGRTGTDFASEQFGIQPDIITFGKGVSAGYAPLAGMIVSDRIVDSLIENGDGHFIHGYTFSGHPVSVAAGLAAVRYYQRENVLSNCREQSVYLFQRLSELQQKHSSMGQIRGKGLLIGFELLMDRSQDRMFPPSFGAAERLNQEAIKRGATFYPGSGTIDGTNGDHLLIGPPLTITRDEIDELIAILDQALTAFELQVHKLIGKEE, via the coding sequence ATGGAACGGGTAGTGGCAAAAGACTATGTGTTTCACCGTGATTTTTCCAAACAGTACCCCGTGATTACCCATGCTGAGGGCGTTTATCTGTATGACGAACATGGAAAGCGTTATCTGGATGCCTCTTCTGGAGCAATTGCTGCCAATTTGGGGCACGGGGTGACAGAAATTGCAGAAGCGATGGCAGAACAGGCGAAAAAAGCGGGGTTTGTTCATACCCTGCGCTTTGAAACAAAGGTGCTGCACGAATTGGCAGCGGAGATCGGGAAGATGGCTCCCCCTTCATTAAATAGGGTTTATTTTACCTCGGGTGGGTCGGAAGCGAACGAGAGCGCGATGAAGCTCGCGCGTCAGTACCATCGAGATCGCGGCAAGCCGGAAAAGCATGTGGTCATCGGCCGCTGGCAGGGCTACCACGGCAACACGCTCGGATCATTATCCGCAGGTGGCGATAGTAAAAGGCGCAAACCGTATACAGCGACCTTGGCTAAATTCGAACATATCCATTCACCGTATTGCCATCGCTGTCCCTACAAACGGTCAGAGGAAATCTGCCAGAGAGAAAAGCTGTTGCCTTGCGCGGAGGAGCTGGAGCGGCTCATCAAAGAGATTGGACCTGAATCGATTTCTTCTTTTATCTGCGAGCCGATCGTCGGCAGCCAACAAGGGGCGGTAGTTCCGCCCGACGGCTATCTGCAGCGAGTGCGGGAGATTTGCGATCAAAATGATATTGTCTTCATTGTCGATGAGGTGATGACCGGTTTTGGTCGAACGGGCACTGATTTTGCCAGCGAGCAGTTTGGGATCCAACCGGATATCATCACCTTTGGCAAAGGTGTATCGGCAGGGTATGCTCCCCTCGCAGGAATGATTGTCTCTGATCGAATCGTAGATAGCTTAATTGAAAACGGAGACGGTCACTTTATTCACGGCTATACTTTCAGCGGTCATCCGGTATCGGTTGCTGCCGGCCTCGCTGCTGTTCGTTATTATCAGCGAGAGAATGTGCTTTCCAATTGCAGAGAACAAAGCGTTTATCTGTTTCAGCGTTTGAGCGAGCTGCAGCAAAAGCACAGCAGTATGGGACAAATCAGGGGAAAAGGTTTGCTAATCGGCTTTGAACTGCTGATGGACCGTTCTCAGGACCGGATGTTTCCCCCTTCATTCGGAGCTGCCGAGCGGTTAAATCAAGAGGCAATAAAGCGGGGAGCGACATTCTATCCGGGATCTGGAACAATCGATGGAACGAATGGAGATCATTTGTTGATCGGGCCTCCGCTTACGATCACTAGGGATGAAATCGATGAGCTTATCGCCATTTTGGATCAGGCACTTACTGCTTTTGAGTTGCAGGTACACAAATTAATAGGGAAAGAGGAATGA